A region of the Prevotella melaninogenica genome:
TGGCTGAGTTCTCTATCCGTAGAGACGGCTCTTCACGTTTCATTGGTGACAAGACATGGGGTACTTTCCCATCTATTGCACTCGGTTGGAATATTGCCAACGAACAGTTTTTCAAGCCTCTTACTAAGACTATTAATACTCTTAAGTTGAGATTGACATATGGTTCACTTGGTAATACTAATACAGTACAACTCTACCCTTGGTTCCTCAGTCAGCCTATCAGCTCAAACTCTTCTGCATGGATTATCAATGGCGAACGCGTCAATACTTCAAATGTTCCTGGACTTGTTTCACCTTTCCTCACATGGGAGAGAGTACAGTCATGGAACATCGGTCTTGACTTCGGTATGTTCAACAACAGATTGCAGGGTACTTTCGACTACTTCGTTCGTACAACAAAGGATATGGTAGGTCCTGCTCCTGTTAAGCCTTCTATCTTGGGTGCAAAACAGCCAGCTGAGAATAATAGTGATATGCGTTCTAATGGTTGGGACTTAGAAGTAAGATGGAGAGATAGAGTTGGACAAGTAAACTATGGTATTAAGGTTGTTCTCTCTGATGATTACCAGACTATTACGAACTTCTATAATCCAAATAGACTGCTTTCTCAATGGTGCGCAGGTAAGCGTATGGGCGATATCTATGGTTATAAAGTAGAAGGTATAGCACAGACTGATCAGCAGATGAACGAATGGTTAGTTAATAACAAACCATCTTGGGGTTCTAACTGGGCTGCCGGTGATGTTATGTACAAAGACCTTGATGGTGATAAGAAAGTGAACTCTGGTAAGAGCACATACGATGATATGGGTGACTTGACCAAGATTGGTAACTCTTTGCCACGTTATCGTTTCGGTATTACTTTGGATGCTAACTGGAAGGGCTTTGACTTCCTCATCTTTATGCAGGGTGTTGGTAAGCGTGACTTCTGGGATGCTTCTCCTTATAGCGTTGGTGCTAATACTGGTTTGTGGCAGAGTGCAGCATTTAAGGATCACCTTGACTACTGGCGTCCAGCTACCGATACCAACTTCGGTCCTAATCCAAATGCTTTCTATCCAAGACCTCTCTTCGGCGCGGGTTCTAAGAACTTCCAGACAAGCGACAGATATCTACAGAATGCAGCATACATGAGAATCAAGAATATTCAGCTTGGTTATACTCTCCCTGCTGCTATTGCAAGCAAAATTGGTGCAAGCCGCGTTCGTTTCTATTTCTCTGCTGAGAACCTTGCTACATTCACTAAGATGAATAAGATTTTCGACCCTGAAGCAACAGGAGGAGACTGGGGACCTGGAAAGATTTATCCTCTTCAGAGAACTGTTTCATTCGGTTTGAATCTTAACTTCTAAACATAACGGAATTATGAAAAAGATTATTTCAGATATACTAAAAGGTGGTCTACCATTGCTGTGCCTTGGCATGACTGTTACTTCATGTAATGATTTCCTTGATAGAAAACCTCTTGATCAGGTTTCACCAAGCGAATACTTCAAAACTGCGGATCAACTTGGTACATTCACCATCAACTACTATACAAGTATTTTCCCTAATAATAGTGGCTGGTTTGGAGGTGTTGCTACATTTGATAATGGTACAGATAACCAAGCTGCAAGAGATGGAAACTCTGGAATGTACCTACAGGACCAGTGGAAAGTCCCAACATCAGGAGGTCTTGATGTGTATGCTATCAGAAATGTAGATAAATTCATTAATGAAAGTGAAGCAAAGATTGCCAAAGGAGAAGTAACTGGTACACCAGAACTCATCAATCAATACATGGGTGAAGCTTACTTCATCAGAGCTATGCTCTACTTTGATAAGTTGAAGACTTACGGTGACTTCCCTATCATGCTTGAGGAGTTAAACATTGATAAAGACCTCGTAGCAGCAAGTAAGCGTCAGCCTCGTAACCTTGTTGCACGTCAGATTCTTTCTGATATGGATAAGGCTATTGATAAGTTGCAGGTGAACTTTGCTAATAAGGTTCGCATCAATAAGAATGCTGCTTTGGCTATGAAGTCAAGAATGGCACTCTATGAAGCAACCTTCGAGAAGTATCACAGAGGAACAGGTCGTGTACCAGGTGATGCTAACTGGCCAGGTAAGAATAAGGAGTGGAACAAGAACTTCACTATCAATCAGGATGATGAGGTAAACTTCTTCCTTGATCAAGCCATTGATGCTGCTAAGAAGGTGTGTGATGCTGTACCTTTGTCTACTCAGAATAGTCATGTGATGAACCCAAGTACTATTGGACAGTATAATGGTTGGAATCCATACTATGATATGTTTGCAAGTCCAAACTTGGCAAAGTATCCAGAAGTTCTGTTGTGGAGAGAATTCAATACTGATATCAATGTAGCTCACCTTACATCAAACAAACTGCGTGGTGGTTTGTCTTCAGGTTGGACACGTGGTCTCGTAGAGTCATTCCTTATGAAGAATGGTTTGCCTATCTACGCATCTGGTTCAGGCTATCACGGTGATACTACTGTTGACTTGGCTAAGACTGATCGTGATGAGCGTCTGCAGCTCTTCATGTTTGGTGAGTCTGATGTTCTTGGTATTGATCAGAAGAGTATTGACTTGGCTAACGAAAAGTTGGCTGCAGGAGCAACTCCACTTACTAAGATCTTGTTTAATGCTGCAACACTTTTTGCAACAGACCAGGCAAGTAGAGACGTAACTGGTTATCGCCAGCGTAAGTTCTACAACTACGACCCTGCAATGCAGTTAGGTCAGACTTTCTCTGATGTTGATGGTCAGATTATCATCCGTGTTGAGGAAGCTATGCTCAACTACATTGAGGCTTCTTACCTCCGTACTGGTTCTTTGGATGCAACAGCAACAGGTTATTGGACAGCTTTGCGTGCACGTGCAGGTATCACTGCTCCAATCTCAACAACTATTGCTGCTACTGATATGAGTAAGGAGGCTGATGTGAATCGTCCATCATACGATTGGGCAGCATTCTCAGCTGGTCATCCAGTAGATGCAACACTCTATTCTATCCGTCGTGAGCGTCGTAGCGAGTTTGCAGGTGAGGGTCTTCGTGACGATGACTTGATTCGTTGGGCAGCTTTGGATCAGGTGAAGAAGTATCAGATTGAGGGTGTTAACTTCTGGGATCAGATCTATCAGAATCCTTCTTTTGTAAATGATAAGGGTGTGAGTCTGATTATTGCTGATGGTGAGTCTAAGGCTACGATGTCAGCTAAGACACTTTCAAAGTATATTCGTCCTTACCAGATTCAGAAGACTAACAACATTCTCTATAATGGTTACACCTTCTATCAGGCACACTACTTGTCTCCATTCTCTTATCAGGAGATGCAGCTCTGTTCACCTGATGGTAATGCAGAGAACTCTAACTTGTACCAGAATATCTATTGGCCAGTTGAGGCAAATGGTGAAGCTATCAAGTAAGTTTAGACTGAACGAAGTATAATCAAATAGATTACAAATAATGTTTGAGGGTGTGTCAAGTGATTGATACACCCTCTTTCTATAACATGTTGCAAGGAGTTTAACAATCAACGCTATGTGTGACGAGTTACAATATATACATGATAAAACTTTCTTGTAAGTTATTGAAGTCATTTCTTTATAGATGCTTCACTTGTATATGTGAGAATAAAAGGATATCTTTGCAAGAGGTCTTTCTTGTTATTTATACGGTCGGCTTTTCTGGCACAATAAATTAATTATGATTGCATTTACTATCATTATACTAATTTGTATTCTTGCTCTTGGTGTATCACTATTAGTGAGTCATTGGAATAATGGTGCGAAGAGTGGGGAAGCGGTAAAAATAGAAACGCTTTATAAAAAGAATTGGCTCTCCTTTTTTTGGATATCCCTACGTGTGCTGGCGTTTGCTTTGGTTACTGCCTTTCTGTTCTTAACATTATACGCTTCGTTTGCAGGTGATGATGCAGGCGAATGTTGCTTTTGGATCATGATATTTGTTGTTGGAAGTTGGTTTATTTCAATACCTCTTATTATTATTTATTTTTGCTCGCTGGTTCAAGCTATTCGACATCGTGATAATACGAATAAAGTTTTTCTTGTTTTTCATTGTTTTAATGCTCTCCAGCTACTTTGTGTTGTGATATTGGGTAGTTTACCTATTTCTTCCTGAAATCAAATTTGCTGTCACTGCTGTCATTCTTTGTAAAGAGGTAATAAACTGTTACACAGTGAGTTCTCTTTAAATGTTAAAATGACAGCAACTTGAAAATAAAAAAAACATTATACCGATGTGTAATAAATGGCTTCTTAGTTAAGTGAGATTTAGCCTATTTATTAATGAACATATTTTAGCTTGTTCTCTTGTAATTAAGGAGATAAATAAGTATCTTTGTCCAATAATGTCCTGAAAGTTTAATCAACATATAATATGATTATTTTTACTGTTAACATTTTCCTCTTCTTAATAGTTCTTGGAGTTTGGCTATTGATGAATCAAGGGAAGAGGAATAAACAAAAACAAGATGTAAGTAGTATGGATGTGACTTGCGTAAGTAATTATCACTTCTCTTGCTGGTTGTTATTACGTTTTTTGATGCTTGTTTTTATAACAATTTTGTTGTTAATAATCATGTATGTCATCTATGAAGAGGACGATATAGCTGGCTCCTTTTCCTTGCTTATCTTTTTTGTGAAGCTTGGGTGGTTTATTTCAATACCGATTGCTATTGTTTATATCAGTTCTGTTGTACAGTCAGTTTGGTATCGTAATTATGTGAACAATATCTTTCTTGGGCTCCATTGCTTTAATATCTTACAGATGTTGTGTATTACGGTATTTGCTGTTGTTCCACAAAAAGAATGTACCCCTGAGACGATGGAGGCATCATACAAGGCTAATCAACAGAATATAGAGAGACTTATTAAGGTTACAAGAAGTTGGCTGCCAGATAGTACAGGCTTCTTTGTAGAATATTCGAAGCATGGAAAACTGACGCACTGGGGAGTCTCTTCAAATCAAGAAATCAATTTTCATGGCGTTGATATTGGGTCCCAAAAGGAACAAGAGAAGGAGTTACGAAAGATAGGGTTAAGTTTAGAGCGGCTTGATTCAGTTCGTTTAGCCTTGCAGAAGATGGGCTATCGAAGCTTGTCTATCAATAGAGATGGTCCAATAAGTGACTATACAGAAATCGTTTATGGGAAGACAGGAAATAAAGAATTTAATTATAGAATCTATGATAAACCGCTTACAGACTCGCTTGTGTATAAGTTAAATAGGTGTTATGACCTGATAGTTTACAATCGATATGTGGTATTTAGTTGTGTAGAGGATTTTGATTATGATAGCCCTTTCCCTGGTAAATATGATTATTTGGAGAAACGTACAAAGTCAAAGGAAAAGTAGTAGAGTATAGGGAAGTATGAGCACAATAAGTTTGTGAGCTTTATTTTATATTGATAAAGAAAAGAAGTTGCAGTAAAAATAAGAAAACGCTGATAGAGCCTCTATCTTTTACTGCAACTTCTTTGTTTGAGTTAAGAGTGAAATTGTTAAATCTTTAAGTATATCTGCATGTAATTTCTGCAGCTCTACTTATCAGTCTTCTATTCCGTTTATTGTTCAGAGTGCTCAAGAACATATTTTGGTGACTCACCATACTTGTTTGCTTCTGGCTGGCTGTCTTGGAGAAGGAAAATCAAGATTATAATGGCTAAAGCCATGTTTAAAAGATAGAAAACAATGGCTAAAAGCCCTGTTGTACTTGTGATTGCAGTTGTAAGGACATTAATTGCACCTTGAACATCTTGTGATCTTAAGGCTTCAAAGTAGGCACTGAAATCAATTGAAACGATGAAAAGTGTAATAGCAGTGAAGCCT
Encoded here:
- a CDS encoding RagB/SusD family nutrient uptake outer membrane protein, which produces MKKIISDILKGGLPLLCLGMTVTSCNDFLDRKPLDQVSPSEYFKTADQLGTFTINYYTSIFPNNSGWFGGVATFDNGTDNQAARDGNSGMYLQDQWKVPTSGGLDVYAIRNVDKFINESEAKIAKGEVTGTPELINQYMGEAYFIRAMLYFDKLKTYGDFPIMLEELNIDKDLVAASKRQPRNLVARQILSDMDKAIDKLQVNFANKVRINKNAALAMKSRMALYEATFEKYHRGTGRVPGDANWPGKNKEWNKNFTINQDDEVNFFLDQAIDAAKKVCDAVPLSTQNSHVMNPSTIGQYNGWNPYYDMFASPNLAKYPEVLLWREFNTDINVAHLTSNKLRGGLSSGWTRGLVESFLMKNGLPIYASGSGYHGDTTVDLAKTDRDERLQLFMFGESDVLGIDQKSIDLANEKLAAGATPLTKILFNAATLFATDQASRDVTGYRQRKFYNYDPAMQLGQTFSDVDGQIIIRVEEAMLNYIEASYLRTGSLDATATGYWTALRARAGITAPISTTIAATDMSKEADVNRPSYDWAAFSAGHPVDATLYSIRRERRSEFAGEGLRDDDLIRWAALDQVKKYQIEGVNFWDQIYQNPSFVNDKGVSLIIADGESKATMSAKTLSKYIRPYQIQKTNNILYNGYTFYQAHYLSPFSYQEMQLCSPDGNAENSNLYQNIYWPVEANGEAIK